From one Prochlorococcus marinus str. MIT 0912 genomic stretch:
- a CDS encoding DNA-formamidopyrimidine glycosylase produces MPELPEVETVRKGLEKLLNDFYIERLEVLKERSIASYGGSKSFIDNIKNSYLGNWQRRGKYLIGSLHTKDKSSKGFLVVHLRMTGQFKFLEEPILPCKHTRVRFFNGIGKELRFIDIRNFGQMWYVPTSKSVPEIVSGIKRLGPEPFSSEFNSRYLKEYLKNKTRSIKSALLDQETVAGVGNIYADETLFDAGINPKTKSRNLKSSELKRLCNSLIKILNISIGEGGTTFSDFRDLEGINGNYGGQAWVYRRSGKSCKRCGDKILREKICGRSTHWCPNCQK; encoded by the coding sequence TTGCCAGAATTACCTGAAGTTGAAACAGTTAGGAAGGGACTTGAAAAACTTCTTAATGATTTTTATATTGAAAGATTAGAAGTATTAAAAGAACGCTCTATTGCAAGTTATGGTGGATCTAAAAGTTTCATAGATAATATTAAAAATAGTTATTTAGGTAATTGGCAAAGAAGAGGTAAATATTTAATAGGATCACTACATACAAAGGATAAAAGTAGCAAAGGTTTTTTAGTTGTACATCTTAGAATGACAGGCCAATTTAAATTTCTAGAGGAACCAATACTCCCATGCAAACATACCAGAGTTAGGTTTTTCAACGGAATAGGTAAAGAACTTCGTTTTATAGATATTAGAAATTTTGGACAGATGTGGTACGTACCAACCTCGAAATCAGTCCCAGAAATCGTATCAGGAATTAAAAGATTAGGGCCAGAGCCATTTAGTTCTGAATTCAATAGTAGATATTTAAAAGAATATTTAAAGAATAAAACTCGCTCAATTAAATCTGCATTATTAGATCAAGAAACTGTTGCTGGTGTTGGGAATATATATGCAGATGAGACATTATTCGATGCGGGTATTAATCCAAAAACTAAAAGTAGAAATTTAAAAAGCTCTGAATTAAAAAGGCTTTGCAATAGTCTTATCAAAATTTTAAATATAAGTATCGGAGAAGGAGGAACTACTTTTAGTGACTTTAGAGATTTAGAGGGAATTAATGGAAATTATGGTGGACAAGCCTGGGTTTATAGAAGAAGTGGTAAAAGCTGTAAAAGATGTGGAGATAAGATTTTGCGAGAAAAGATCTGTGGGAGGAGTACACACTGGTGTCCTAATTGCCAAAAATAA
- a CDS encoding photosystem I reaction center subunit IV — protein MSFARKDKVRILRQESYWFNQIGEIVSIDKSPSMRYPVTVKFEKCDFKAFSGVDGGANTSQFSAKELEAAAS, from the coding sequence ATGAGCTTTGCTAGAAAAGATAAGGTTCGCATTTTGCGCCAAGAATCATACTGGTTCAATCAAATTGGAGAAATAGTCTCTATCGATAAATCTCCTTCAATGAGATACCCAGTAACTGTAAAATTTGAAAAATGTGATTTCAAAGCTTTTAGTGGTGTAGATGGAGGTGCAAATACCAGTCAGTTTTCAGCAAAAGAATTAGAAGCTGCCGCAAGTTAG